From Debaryomyces hansenii CBS767 chromosome C complete sequence, a single genomic window includes:
- a CDS encoding DEHA2C05764p (similar to uniprot|P38604 Saccharomyces cerevisiae YHR072w ERG7 lanosterol synthase), which translates to MYYSEELGVEQTDPHRWRLVTDELGRETWHYLSIEESEKNPQSDYVKYLLELDDFPAPEESDINTPFESAKKGADFLELLQEPSGMFPCQYRGPMFMSIGYIAANYFTKNEIPKPYRTEMIRYLVNTSHPVDGGWGLHSIDKSTCFGTSMNYVALRLLGLPANHPVCVKARKTLHRLGGALGNPHWGKAWLSILSLYEWEGVNPAPPEMWLLPYNVPIHPGRWWVHTRAIYLPLGYVSSYKVKCDLDPLLQEIRNEIYLPKQLPYEKIDFQTHRNNVCGVDLYYPHTTVLDCLNWGMVKYEKYIRPKWLLKKSNDRVYELIKKECANTDYLCIAPVSFAFNMIITFLEEGPKSYAFERFKYRMNDTLFHGPQGMTIMGTNGVQVWDVAFMVQYFFMAGLSEFPKYQEMIRKGYKFLVRSQFTEDCVDGSFRDKRKGGWPFSTKTQGYTVSDCSAEALKAIIMVKNHPAFTDIKDDIEDENLYNAVDVILNIQNVNDFEFGSFSSYETIRATPLLENLNPAEVFNKIMVEYPYVECTDSSVLGLTYFARFYPNYKPDQIKFAIENAINYIIKAQAKDGSWYGSWGICYTYASMFALEALNSVGYSYVNSDTVRKGCDFLVSKQLADGGWSESMKSCETGTYVNTEQSLVVQTSWALIGLILADYPNKEAIERGLALLMSRQKRTGEWKFEDMNGVFNHSCAIEYDSYKFLFPIKALGLYKSKYGDTHLNI; encoded by the coding sequence ATGTACTATTCTGAAGAATTGGGAGTCGAGCAAACAGATCCCCATCGTTGGAGACTTGTGACTGATGAATTGGGCAGAGAAACATGGCACTACTTGAgtattgaagaaagtgaaAAAAATCCCCAATCGGACTATGTTAAGTATTTACTAGAGCTAGATGACTTCCCAGCGCCTGAGGAGTCGGATATTAACACGCCATTTGAGTCTGCAAAGAAAGGAGCTGATTTTCTTGAGTTATTACAGGAACCAAGCGGAATGTTCCCGTGTCAGTACCGTGGGCCCATGTTCATGAGCATTGGGTACATAGCTGCAAACTATTTCACCAAGAACGAGATTCCTAAGCCCTATAGGACGGAAATGATAAGATATCTTGTGAATACGTCGCATCCTGTTGATGGGGGTTGGGGTTTGCATTCGATAGACAAATCTACGTGTTTCGGAACCTCCATGAACTATGTGGCATTGAGATTGCTTGGATTGCCGGCCAATCATCCTGTGTGTGTGAAAGCCCGTAAGACGTTACATAGACTCGGAGGAGCTTTAGGTAATCCTCATTGGGGTAAAGCGTGGTTATCGATCTTGAGCCTTTACGAATGGGAAGGTGTTAATCCAGCACCACCAGAAATGTGGCTCTTACCATACAATGTCCCAATTCATCCTGGCAGATGGTGGGTTCATACCAGAGCTATTTATTTACCTCTTGGCTACGTTTCTTCATACAAAGTGAAATGTGACCTAGATCCTTTGTTGCAGGAGATTAGAAATGAGATCTATTTGCCAAAACAGTTGCCCTATGAGAAAATCGACTTCCAGACTCACAGAAATAATGTTTGTGGAGTTGACTTGTATTACCCCCATACCACTGTATTAGACTGTCTTAACTGGGGTATGGTAAAGTACGAGAAATACATCAGGCCCAAATGGCTCCTTAAAAAGTCGAACGATAGGGTCTACGAACtaattaaaaaagaatgTGCAAATACTGATTATCTATGCATTGCTCCCGTGAGTTTTGCTTTTAATATGATCATAACCTTCCTTGAAGAGGGACCTAAGTCATACGCGTTTGAACgattcaaatatagaatGAACGATACGTTGTTTCATGGGCCTCAAGGTATGACTATTATGGGTACTAACGGTGTCCAAGTTTGGGATGTGGCCTTTATggttcaatatttcttcatggCTGGATTATCAGAATTCCCGAAATACCAAGAAATGATCCGTAAGGGTTACAAGTTTTTGGTCAGATCACAGTTCACTGAGGATTGTGTCGATGGAAGTTTCCGAGATAAACGTAAAGGTGGCTGGCCATTTAGTACTAAAACGCAAGGCTATACTGTGAGTGATTGTTCTGCTGAAGCTTTAAAGGCCATAATTATGGTAAAGAATCATCCGGCATTTACTGATATCAAGGACGATATCGAAGATGAAAACCTTTATAATGCAGTTGATgttatattgaatattcaaaatgttaatgattttgaatttggttCGTTTTCTTCTTATGAGACTATAAGAGCTACGCCACTATTAGAGAACTTGAATCCTGCTGAAGTTTTTAATAAGATTATGGTTGAATATCCTTATGTGGAATGCACGGATTCGTCGGTCTTAGGTTTGACTTACTTTGCTAGATTCTATCCAAATTACAAACCTGATCAAATTAAGTttgcaattgaaaatgcaataaactatataataaagGCCCAGGCTAAGGATGGTTCGTGGTATGGTTCTTGGGGTATATGCTATACATACGCCTCTATGTTTGCCCTTGAAGCATTAAATTCCGTTGGATACAGTTACGTTAATTCCGATACTGTAAGAAAAGGGTGTGACTTCTTAGTATCGAAACAATTGGCTGATGGTGGGTGGTCTGAATCTATGAAATCGTGTGAAACCGGTACGTATGTCAATACAGAGCAATCATTAGTTGTTCAAACTTCGTGGGCCTTGATAGGATTAATATTAGCAGACTACCCAAATAAAGAAGCTATTGAAAGAGGTCttgcattattaatgaGTAGACAAAAGCGGACTGGTGAATGGAAATTTGAAGACATGAACGGTGTTTTCAATCATAGTTGTGCtattgaatatgattcatataaatttttattccCTATCAAAGCATTGGGATTATATAAAAGTAAATATGGTGACACacatttgaatatttag
- a CDS encoding DEHA2C05786p (some similarities with uniprot|P32375 Saccharomyces cerevisiae YIR027C DAL1 Allantoinase), translating to MSRALSSSNVLIGDEIKSGTIIFSIESGKILHIEERVLEVSDHILRVYNVLPHDYRNVSPLVIMPGLVDAHVHLNEPGRTEWEGFATGTQAAASGGVTTVVDMPLNAIPPTTTIANFNLKINAAKGQTWVDVGFWGGMIPSNLEHLKPLIAMGVRGFKGFLIDSGVEEFPAIDTDYIMRAMASVKGLPTLLMFHAEMQPKPKVIQETPTIEHLEDETPELPKKETSAHFTFGEESDYEMDEAQYTKPIDKNLRKLSKEIDASEVGMTDSFVKRAPTPVVDILATQKCCNEDHDYCSLPHNHAGSIDHSVLSDEQAKALAKSSLLAAADPTHGKYAKMVNHISNQDQHPEEYESVETMEIEQEHEHHPFAKEQSVDAPLVLAQKDDSILEDIDPTSYAAFLASRPDNFETTAIAEIINCSTKEPSVPLHIVHLATHEAIPLVRAAKAQNLPISAETCFHYLSLAAEKIPNNSTHFKCCPPIRTDDNRKLLWKALRNDIISTVVSDHSPCTPELKGLEKGDFFSAWGGISSVGFGLPIMYTEGSKQEPPVTLQDISRWCSWNTAKQVGLSNSKGKIDIGFDADFLLFDPNAVYTITNSKTFFKNKLTAYDGMEFKGRVMETIVRGNSVFALGKGHSDIPMGELILEPRVN from the coding sequence atgtcGCGTGCGTTATCATCTAGTAATGTGTTGATTGgagatgaaattaaatcgGGGACTATCATTTTTTCGATTGAAAGTGGGAAAATTTTACACATAGAAGAGAGGGTGTTGGAGGTGTCGGACCATATATTGCGGGTATATAATGTGTTGCCTCACGATTACAGAAACGTCTCACCTTTGGTGATCATGCCGGGGTTGGTGGATGCTCATGTGCATCTTAACGAACCAGGAAGAACTGAGTGGGAAGGATTTGCTACTGGGACCCAGGCAGCAGCGTCTGGGGGAGTAACCACGGTGGTCGACATGCCATTGAACGCCATTCCACCCACCACGACCATAGCGAACTTCAACTTGAAGATTAATGCGGCCAAGGGCCAGACGTGGGTGGACGTCGGATTCTGGGGAGGCATGATTCCACTGAACTTGGAGCACTTGAAGCCGTTAATTGCGATGGGAGTCAGAGGTTTCAAGGGTTTTCTTATCGACAGTGGTGTTGAGGAATTCCCTGCTATCGATACAGACTACATTATGCGGGCTATGGCCCTGGTTAAGGGCCTTCCTACGTTGTTAATGTTCCATGCGGAGATGCAACCCAAACCCAAAGTGATTCAAGAGACGCCGACAATCGAGCATTTGGAAGATGAGACACCGGAATTACCCAAGAAGGAGACGTCAGCCCATTTTACTTTTGGCGAAGAGTCTGATTATGAAATGGACGAGGCTCAATACACCAAACCAATTGACAAGAATCTTCGAAAATTgtcaaaagaaattgatgcTAGTGAAGTAGGAATGACCGATTCTTTTGTGAAGAGAGCACCCACACCAGTGGTTGATATTTTGGCTACCCAAAAATGTTGCAACGAAGATCATGACTATTGTTCTTTACCCCATAATCATGCTGGTTCGATTGATCACTCGGTCTTGAGTGACGAACAAGCAAAAGCATTAGCCAAATCATCGTTATTGGCAGCAGCCGATCCTACTCATGGAAAATACGCCAAGATGGTCAATCATATTTCCAACCAAGACCAACATCCAGAGGAGTACGAATCAGTTGAAACAATGGAAATCGAACAAGAACACGAACATCACCCTTTTGCAAAGGAACAATCAGTCGATGCTCCATTGGTTTTGGCGCAAAAAGATGATTCCATATTAGAAGATATCGACCCTACATCCTACGCTGCATTTTTAGCTTCAAGACCTGATAATTTCGAAACAACAGCCATTGCCGAAATCATAAACTGTTCCACTAAGGAACCTTCTGTTCCATTGCATATTGTTCATTTGGCTACTCATGAAGCCATCCCATTGGTTAGAGCTGCCAAGGCCCAAAATTTACCTATTTCAGCTGAAACATGTTTCCATTATTTATCTTTAGCAGCTGAGAAAATTCCAAACAATTCCACTCATTTTAAATGTTGTCCACCAATTAGAACAGATGACAATAGAAAGTTATTGTGGAAAGCTTTAAgaaatgatattatttcaacAGTGGTATCTGACCACTCTCCTTGTACCCCAGAATTAAAAGGTTTAGAAAAGGGTGATTTTTTCTCTGCTTGGGGTGGTATATCATCAGTTGGATTCGGCTTGCCCATTATGTATACTGAGGGTTCAAAACAAGAACCTCCTGTAACATTGCAGGATATCAGTAGATGGTGTTCCTGGAATACGGCTAAACAGGTGGGTTTATCGAATTCGAAGGGTAAAATTGATATAGGATTTGATGCCGATTTCTTATTGTTCGACCCAAATGCCGTTTACACAATCACGAATAGTAAAACattcttcaaaaacaaACTAACTGCATATGACGGCATGGAATTTAAAGGTAGAGTAATGGAAACCATAGTGAGAGGTAACTCAGTATTTGCCTTAGGTAAAGGTCACTCAGATATTCCAATGGGTGAATTAATACTAGAACCTAGAGTTAATTAA
- a CDS encoding DEHA2C05808p (highly similar to uniprot|Q8WZM4 Candida tropicalis ETR2 Enoyl- reductase 2 mitochondrial precursor or uniprot|Q8WZM3 Candida tropicalis ETR1 Enoyl- reductase 1 mitochondrial precursor): MYRNQLARASLRSTSSINQIRNMITAQAVVYAQHGEPKDVLKTLKYEIDDDNLDSNSIIVKTLGSPVNPSDINQIQGVYPSKPEKTTELGSNEPVAVCGNEGLFEILKVGDNVSNFKVGDWCVPTSVNMGTWRTHMLCGGDEMTKIPNPEQSKANGKPSGLSVNQGATISVNPLTAYLMLTHYVKLTPGKDWFIQNGGNSAVGKYATQISNLLGINSISVIRDRPDLQDLIKNMTEECGATKVITEEQNASKEFGSEIKSWVKETGGEIKLALNCVGGKNSTGIARKLNNNGLMLTYGGMSMQPVILPTSLHIFKNITSSGFWVTQLLKNDVELKRKTLGQIIEWYENRQLKDAPSKETKFNPSDELSRYYIDGIVNSKGGKQLIVY, translated from the coding sequence ATGTATCGTAATCAATTGGCTAGAGCTTCATTAAGATCGACCAGTTCAATTAACCAAATTCGTAATATGATTACAGCACAAGCAGTTGTATATGCCCAACATGGGGAACCTAAAGATGTCTTAAAGACTCTCAAATATGAGATTGACGATGACAATCTCGATTCTAATTCCATTATTGTCAAGACTTTAGGGTCACCAGTTAACCCATCGGATATTAACCAAATACAGGGGGTATATCCTTCGAAACCAGAAAAAACCACTGAGTTAGGCTCCAATGAACCAGTCGCAGTTTGTGGTAATGAAGGTTTGTTTGAAATTCTTAAGGTAGGAGACAATGTTTCAAACTTCAAGGTCGGTGACTGGTGTGTTCCAACATCGGTGAACATGGGAACCTGGAGAACTCACATGTTATGCGGAGGTGATGAGATGACCAAGATTCCTAATCCTGAGCAATCCAAAGCTAACGGAAAACCTAGTGGATTATCTGTCAACCAAGGGGCTACAATTTCGGTTAATCCTTTAACGGCTTACTTGATGTTGACTCATTACGTTAAACTAACTCCAGGTAAGGATTGGTTTATTCAAAACGGTGGCAATTCAGCCGTTGGTAAGTATGCTACCCAGATCAGTAACTTGTTAGGAATCAACTCGATTTCTGTTATCAGAGATAGACCAGACCTTCAAGACTTGATCAAGAACATGACCGAAGAATGTGGTGCCACTAAAGTTATTACCGAAGAGCAAAACGCATCAAAAGAGTTTGGCAGTGAAATCAAATCATGGGTAAAGGAAACTGGCGGTGAAATCAAGCTAGCCTTGAATTGTGTTGGGGGCAAAAACTCCACTGGAATTGCcagaaaattgaataataatgggTTGATGTTAACCTACGGTGGTATGTCGATGCAACCTGTTATCTTGCCAACTTCTTTGCACATTTTCAAGAACATTACTTCGTCCGGATTCTGGGTTAcccaattattgaagaacgATGTGGAATTGAAGCGCAAGACATTGGGCCAAATCATCGAATGGTACGAAAATCGCCAATTAAAGGATGCTCCTTCGAAGGAAACTAAGTTCAACCCAAGCGACGAGTTGAGTAGGTACTACATTGATGGTATTGTGAACTCAAAGGGTGGTAAACAATTAATTGTGTATTAA
- a CDS encoding DEHA2C05830p (similar to CA5799|IPF4176 Candida albicans), giving the protein MIIYGSLISTPISHQLYAILNKIYKGPNLSPIMKVAQILTSLSVITPTLAAVFVSWLSFINNYGLPTKGFNIINEIKKIGAIIKNGLKKSYLPILKSSLVTSTCTMIIAQKFIQPELWVVFFNLVFFVLATMQNTKVKKQQQELLKKKDD; this is encoded by the coding sequence ATGATCATATACGGTTCATTGATTCTGACTCCAATATCACACCAATTGTATGCTATTTTaaacaaaatttataaGGGACCCAATTTATCCCCAATTATGAAAGTCGCTCAAATATTGACCTCATTATCTGTGATTACCCCAACGTTGGCAGCAGTTTTTGTTAGTTGGTTGTCTTTTATAAATAACTACGGCTTACCTACAAAAGGCTTCAACATCATAAATGAGATAAAGAAGATAGGGGCAATCATTAAAAACGGATTGAAGAAAAGTTACTTACCTATTTTAAAATCATCTCTTGTGACTTCAACGTGTACGATGATTATTGCTCAAAAGTTTATTCAACCAGAATTGTGGgttgttttcttcaaccttgttttctttgtattGGCTACGATGCAAAATACGAAGGTGAAGAAGCAACAACAAGAGTTACTTAAGAAGAAGGATGACTAG
- a CDS encoding DEHA2C05852p (no similarity) translates to MRLDYLFLVLAFAFKINADDTIKLDGYNKPEEKKMKEYCRKPTSGEYTLMSDVSTSSLGFEGTDGGSILYAVFDNNCNLKGFAGRPAGSTPWTIPKEEFGGTNDIVITDVSYGSMRNGRSWLRANYKGKDYEGENCEEHDAGAPNKTAFYCQVDLG, encoded by the coding sequence ATGAGACTTGACTACTTATTTTTAGTATTAGCATTTgcatttaaaattaatgcAGATGATACCATTAAACTAGATGGATACAACAAGccagaagaaaagaaaatgaaggaATATTGTAGGAAGCCTACTTCTGGGGAGTATACTTTAATGTCTGATGTTTCCACAAGTTCATTAGGCTTTGAAGGTACAGATGGTGGGAGTATTTTATATGCAGTATTTGACAACAATTGTAATCTTAAAGGTTTTGCTGGGAGACCGGCAGGCCTGACACCCTGGACAATAcctaaagaagaatttggaGGAACTAATGATATCGTCATAACAGATGTGTCATACGGTAGCATGCGAAACGGAAGATCATGGTTAAGAGCTAATTATAAAGGGAAGGATTACGAAGGGGAAAATTGTGAAGAACACGATGCAGGCGCACCAAATAAAACAGCTTTCTACTGTCAGGTAGACTTGGGTTAA
- a CDS encoding DEHA2C05874p (some similarities with uniprot|P32466 Saccharomyces cerevisiae YDR345C HXT3 Low affinity glucose transporter of the major facilitator superfamily): protein MSSSAITEKPIMTDSDEANPDVGLFEPSSNSSIVEEKRRVSELESVHSKIAEPGQGEKGNILSQYSEKQVMQMGRNYALKYDLDPDLFSRAAALARTPGEFNAMPFITEEEKQALHKESTKKWHIPKKLVHVIALGSMAAAVQGMDQSVINGALLFYPQYMGVHKDFNFFGYDTDMIEGLINGAPYLCASCLACWMSDFWNRHLGRKGTIFWTCVISAVTCFWQGFTNTWYHLFIARFIMGFGIGIKSATVPAYAAECTPKQIRGALVMLWQFFTAFGIMLGYAACLAFYYVPDRGIGGGLNWRLMLGSAGLPAVFVLFQIPFVPESPRWLMGKGRHKDSYDSLNAMRLDKIAAARDTFYQYVLLQEEASYEGIPTWKRLVEMITIRRNRNGAFGAWIVMFMQQFCGINAIVYYNSTIFIRGGFTQVDALTASWGFGMVNFLFAIPTFYTIDTFGRRNLLLLTFPLMSIFLLWTGFGFLASNDQTRIGIVASGVYIFSAIYSAGEGPVPFTYSAEAFPLYIRDLGMGFATATCWFFNFILALTWPKLVSAFTETGAFGWYAGWNIVGFFLVLWFLPETKGLTLEELDEVFSVSTRKHAIYQTKSILISFQRVVLRRHIDPLPPLYEHQKRLAVTNPDWNNKTETAHIE, encoded by the coding sequence ATGTCTTCAAGTGCAATTACTGAAAAGCCGATTATGACGGACCTGGATGAAGCCAATCCAGATGTTGGGTTATTCGAACCTAGTTCCAATTCAAGTATAGTAGAAGAAAAGAGAAGAGTGTCGGAGTTGGAAAGTGTTCACTCTAAAATCGCAGAACCTGGTCAAGGTGAAAAGGGAAACATTTTGTCGCAGTATTCCGAGAAGCAGGTGATGCAAATGGGTAGAAATTATGCTCTCAAGTACGATTTGGATCCGGATTTATTTTCTCGTGCTGCTGCTTTGGCCAGAACTCCAGGTGAGTTCAACGCCATGCCTTTCATcacagaagaagaaaagcaaGCGTTGCACAAGGAAAGTACCAAGAAATGGCACATTCCTAAAAAATTGGTTCATGTCATTGCATTAGGTTCTATGGCTGCGGCTGTGCAAGGTATGGATCAGTCTGTTATTAACGGTGCCCTTTTGTTCTACCCCCAATATATGGGAGTTCACAAGGACTTTAACTTTTTTGGTTATGATACTGACATGATTGAAGGATTGATCAACGGTGCACCTTATTTATGTGCTTCTTGTCTTGCTTGTTGGATGTCAGATTTTTGGAATAGACACTTGGGTCGTAAGGGTACTATTTTCTGGACTTGTGTTATTTCTGCTGTAACATGTTTCTGGCAAGGGTTTACCAATACATGGTATCATCTTTTTATTGCCAGATTTATTATGGGGTTTGGTATCGGAATTAAGTCAGCTACTGTGCCTGCGTACGCCGCTGAATGTACACCTAAGCAAATCAGAGGTGCTTTGGTTATGTTGTGGCAGTTTTTTACAGCATTTGGTATTATGCTTGGCTATGCCGCTTGTTTAGCATTTTATTATGTGCCGGATCGGGGTATTGGTGGAGGTCTTAACTGGAGATTGATGTTAGGTTCCGCTGGTCTTCCAGCTGTATTCGTATTGTTCCAAATTCCATTTGTGCCTGAATCTCCTCGTTGGTTGATGGGTAAAGGAAGACACAAGGACTCGTACGATTCATTGAATGCAATGCGTCTTGACAAAATTGCTGCAGCTAGAGATACGTTCTACCAATACGTCttattacaagaagaagcttCTTACGAGGGTATTCCAACATGGAAGCGTCTTGTCGAAATGATAACGatcagaagaaatagaaacGGTGCCTTCGGTGCTTGGATTGTTATGTTTATGCAACAATTCTGTGGTATCAATGCTATTGTCTattataattcaacaatttttatCAGAGGAGGTTTTACCCAAGTTGATGCTCTTACGGCATCTTGGGGTTTCGGTATGGTTAACTTCCTTTTTGCTATTCCAACTTTCTATACCATTGATACCTTCGGTAGACGtaatttgttgttgttgacaTTCCCGTTAATGTCTATCTTCTTATTATGGACCGGGTTTGGTTTCTTAGCTTCTAACGACCAAACTAGAATTGGTATTGTGGCTAGTGGTGTTTACATTTTCTCTGCCATTTATTCTGCCGGTGAAGGTCCAGTTCCATTCACTTATTCTGCTGAAGCTTTCCCATTGTATATTCGTGATCTTGGTATGGGTTTTGCTACTGCCACATGTTggtttttcaattttattttagCTTTGACTTGGCCTAAGCTTGTGAGCGCCTTTACGGAGACTGGTGCATTTGGCTGGTATGCTGGATGGAATATAGTAGGGTTCTTTTTGGTTTTATGGTTTTTGCCTGAAACTAAAGGTTTGACCttggaagaattggatGAAGTCTTCTCCGTCAGTACCAGAAAGCATGCTATCTATCAGACCAAAAGTATCTTAATTAGCTTCCAAAGAGTTGTATTGCGTCGTCATATCGACCCATTACCTCCATTATATGAGCACCAAAAGAGATTGGCTGTTACCAATCCTGATTGGAACAATAAAACCGAAACTGCTCATATTGAGTAG
- a CDS encoding DEHA2C05896p (some similarities with uniprot|P32466 Saccharomyces cerevisiae YDR345C HXT3 Low affinity glucose transporter of the major facilitator superfamily) has protein sequence MSSSAINEKPIMTDSDEANPDVGLFEPSSNSSIVEEKRRVSELESVHSKIAEPGQGEKGNILSQYSEKQVMQMGRNYALKYDMDPDLFASAAALARTPDEFNAMPFLSEEQKEALHKESTKKWHIPSKLIQVIALGSMAAAVQGMDESVINGAVLFYPNYMGVGKGEYNRFGYDTDLLEGLINGAPYLCASCLACWMADSWNRRLGRKWTIFWTCLISAVTCFWQGFTNTWYHLFIARFMLGFGIGIKSATVPAYAAECTPKQIRGALVMLWQFFTAFGIMLGYVACLAFYHVGDHGIGGGLNWRLMLGSACIPAIVVLFQIPFVPESPRWLMGKDRHKDSYDSLCQLRLDKIAAARDTFYQYVLLQEEASYQGIPTWKRLVEMFTIRRNRNGALGAWIVMFMQQFCGINAIVYYNSTIFIRGGFTEVAALTASWGFGMVNFLFAIPTFYTIDTFGRRNLLLLTFPLMSIFLLWTGFGFLASNDQTRIGIVASGVYIFSAIYSAGEGPVPFTYSAEAFPLYIRDLGMGFATATCWFFNFILALTWPKLVSSFTSTGAFGWYAAWNIVGFFLVLWFLPETKGLTLEELDEVFSVSTRKHAKWQTKHFLNGIQRVVLRRHIDPLPPLYEHQKRLAVTNPDWNNKTETAHIE, from the coding sequence ATGTCTTCAAGTGCAATTAATGAAAAGCCGATTATGACGGATCTGGATGAAGCCAATCCAGATGTTGGGTTATTCGAACCTAGTTCCAACTCAAGTATAGTAGAAGAAAAGAGAAGAGTGTCGGAGTTGGAAAGTGTTCACTCTAAAATAGCAGAACCTGGTCAAGGTGAAAAGGGAAATATTTTGTCGCAGTATTCCGAGAAGCAGGTGATGCAAATGGGTAGAAACTATGCTCTCAAGTACGATATGGATCCCGATTTATTTGCTAGTGCTGCTGCTTTGGCCAGAACTCCAGATGAATTCAATGCCATGCCTTTCCTTTCGGAGGAACAAAAGGAAGCATTGCACAAGGAAAGCACCAAGAAATGGCATATTCCAAGCAAGTTAATTCAGGTTATCGCATTAGGTTCCATGGCTGCGGCTGTGCAAGGTATGGATGAATCTGTTATTAACGGTGCCGTTTTGTTCTACCCTAATTATATGGGAGTCGGAAAAGGCGAATATAACCGTTTTGGATATGATACGGATTTGCTTGAGGGATTAATCAATGGTGCGCCTTATTTATGTGCCTCTTGTCTTGCATGTTGGATGGCAGACTCTTGGAATAGACGGTTGGGTCGTAAGTGGACTATTTTCTGGACTTGTCTTATTTCTGCTGTAACATGTTTCTGGCAAGGGTTCACCAATACATGGTACCATCTTTTTATTGCCAGATTCATGTTAGGGTTTGGTATTGGTATTAAGTCAGCTACTGTGCCTGCGTACGCCGCTGAATGTACACCTAAGCAAATCAGAGGTGCTTTGGTTATGTTGTGGCAGTTTTTTACAGCATTTGGTATTATGCTTGGCTATGTCGCTTGTTTGGCCTTCTACCATGTTGGTGATCATGGTATTGGAGGAGGTCTTAACTGGAGATTGATGTTAGGTTCCGCGTGTATTCCTGCTATTGTTGTTTTATTCCAAATTCCATTTGTGCCTGAATCTCCCCGTTGGTTGATGGGTAAGGATAGACATAAGGATTCTTACGATTCCTTGTGCCAATTGCGTCTTGACAAGATCGCGGCTGCTAGAGATacattttatcaatatgtcttattacaagaagaagcCTCTTATCAAGGTATTCCAACGTGGAAGCGTCTTGTAGAGATGTTCacaattagaagaaataggAATGGTGCTCTCGGTGCGTGGATTGTTATGTTTATGCAACAATTCTGTGGTATCAATGCTATTGTCTATTATAATTCGACGATTTTTATCAGAGGAGGTTTTACCGAAGTTGCTGCTCTTACCGCATCGTGGGGTTTCGGTATGGTTAACTTCCTTTTCGCCATTCCAACTTTCTATACCATTGATACCTTCGGTAGACGtaatttgttgttgttgacaTTCCCGTTAATGTCTATCTTCTTATTATGGACCGGGTTTGGTTTCTTAGCTTCTAACGACCAAACTAGAATTGGTATTGTGGCTAGTGGTGTTTACATTTTCTCTGCCATTTATTCTGCCGGTGAAGGTCCAGTTCCATTCACTTATTCTGCTGAAGCTTTCCCATTGTATATTCGTGATCTTGGTATGGGTTTTGCTACTGCCACATGTTggtttttcaattttattttagCTTTGACTTGGCCTAAACTTGTGAGCTCTTTTACCTCCACTGGTGCATTTGGCTGGTATGCTGCATGGAATATAGTAGGGTTCTTTTTGGTATTATGGTTCTTGCCTGAAACTAAGGGTTTGACCTTGGAAGAATTAGATGAGGTCTTCTCCGTCAGTACCAGAAAACATGCTAAATGGCAGACAAAGCATTTCTTGAACGGCATCCAAAGAGTTGTATTGCGTCGTCATATCGACCCATTACCTCCATTATATGAGCACCAAAAGAGATTGGCTGTTACCAATCCTGATTGGAACAATAAAACCGAAACTGCTCATATTGAGTAG